GCCGCCATCGCGGGCTTTGCCATCGCCAACATGGTCACGACGTTTTCCACGAGTTTTGCGCTGACGATGGTGGCCCGGCTCCTGGCCGGCGTGTCGGCGGGGCTGCTATGGGCGCTGCTGGCGGGGTACGCCGCGCGCATGGTCCCGGAGCACCAGAAGGGGCGCGCCATCGCGATTGCCATGGTAGGGACGCCATTGGCGCTGTCGCTCGGTGTGCCCGCCGGCACCTTTCTCGGCGCGGTCGTGGGATGGCGCGCCTGTTTTGGCATCATGACCCTGTTGGCGCTGGCCCTGATGGTCTGGGTACGGGCCGAGGTGCCGGACTTCCCCGGACAGGCGAGGCGTGAGCGCCTGCCACTCGGACGCGTGCTCACCATGCCAGGCATACGTCCCGTCCTGTTCGCGGTACTGGCATTCGTGCTGGCGCACAACATCCTCTACACCTATATCGCGCCGTTTCTGACGGTTGCCGGGATGGCCGAACGGACGGATCTGGTCCTGCTGATCTTCGGCATCGTCTCGCTGATCGGCATCTGGATCGTCGGTGTCTTGATCGATCGCCATCTGCGTGCACTGACCCTCGCCAGCACGCTGCTGTTCGGTCTTTCCGCGCTCGCACTCGGCGTCTGGGGCGATCATCCCGCCACGATCTATGGCGCTGTCGCCGTGTGGGGACTCGCCTTCGGCGGCGGCGCCACGCTCTTCCAAACCGCACTCGCCAAGGCCGCCGGCGACGCCGCCGACATCGCGCAATCCATGCTCGTTACCGCCTGGAACATGGCGATCGCGGGTGGCGGATTCATTGGCGGGCTGCTGCTCGACAAGGCAGGCGTCGGCGCCTTCGCCCCGGCCATGCTTTTCCTGCTAGCCCTGTCCTTTGTCGTGGTCTGCGCCGCGCGCCGAAATGGGTTTCCTGCCACCCCTTCCCGCTGATCCGACTCCCTCAACGCTCTGGAGCTTCCCGTGCCC
The Pandoraea pulmonicola DNA segment above includes these coding regions:
- a CDS encoding MFS transporter yields the protein MSTGTGILGNGGEALEGSQGPDRFPIASLLALALAGFVTILTEALPAGLLRQIGAELAVSQSLAGQLVTLYAMGSLLAAIPLIATTQGVRRRPLLLAAIAGFAIANMVTTFSTSFALTMVARLLAGVSAGLLWALLAGYAARMVPEHQKGRAIAIAMVGTPLALSLGVPAGTFLGAVVGWRACFGIMTLLALALMVWVRAEVPDFPGQARRERLPLGRVLTMPGIRPVLFAVLAFVLAHNILYTYIAPFLTVAGMAERTDLVLLIFGIVSLIGIWIVGVLIDRHLRALTLASTLLFGLSALALGVWGDHPATIYGAVAVWGLAFGGGATLFQTALAKAAGDAADIAQSMLVTAWNMAIAGGGFIGGLLLDKAGVGAFAPAMLFLLALSFVVVCAARRNGFPATPSR